The following nucleotide sequence is from Paenibacillus andongensis.
GTATTCCGAGGCACGCATACGACATCCGATTGGATCTCTGATGCCATTGCCAGGCAAATCCAGTTTCCTTATTCCAAAGAGCAATGCCTCGTACACGAAGGATTTCTCGACATCTACCATTCAGCCCGCAAATCGATTGTAACCGCGCTAAACAAACTTTCCACCGAGAAAACGCTGTACATTACAGGGCACAGTCTCGGAGGAGCTCTTGCTGCTTTATGCGCCGCCGATATTTCCACAAACACGAAATTTAAAAATCCATCCGTGTATACTTATGCTTCACCGCGCGTTGGAAATCAGGCATTCGCTATTCTTTTCAACCGCAAGACCGGGCCTCACTATAGGATCTATAATACCAACGACTTCGTCCCTTTGCTTCCTCCCTTCATCTATCGATCTCCTCGAACGGATCAGGTTTACCACTATATGCATGTGAAAAAGGGGGTTGAATTAACGTATCAAGGGGGCTCCCTCTCCGCTAATCACGCGATTAGCAACTATTTTGCTGAACTTGCCAAGCTGGATCCCCGCTTCACGCAG
It contains:
- a CDS encoding lipase family protein, encoding MLSNSLDTRTAIFLAAMCSQSYIQLENGPESVIMPRNYRMVSSFKATSVLSEKEFFGFIAESDSQIVIVFRGTHTTSDWISDAIARQIQFPYSKEQCLVHEGFLDIYHSARKSIVTALNKLSTEKTLYITGHSLGGALAALCAADISTNTKFKNPSVYTYASPRVGNQAFAILFNRKTGPHYRIYNTNDFVPLLPPFIYRSPRTDQVYHYMHVKKGVELTYQGGSLSANHAISNYFAELAKLDPRFTQQLCAKTPGFCPSQG